From the genome of Castor canadensis chromosome 4, mCasCan1.hap1v2, whole genome shotgun sequence, one region includes:
- the B3galt1 gene encoding beta-1,3-galactosyltransferase 1 gives MASKVSCLYVLTVVCWASALWYLSITRPTSSYTGSKPFSHLTVARKNFTFGNIRTRPINPHSFEFLINEPNKCEKNIPFLVILISTTHKEFDARQAIRETWGDENNFKGIKIATLFLLGKNADPVLNQMVEQESQIFHDIIVEDFIDSYHNLTLKTLMGMRWVASFCSKAKYIMKTDSDIFVNMDNLIYKLLKPSTKPRRRYFTGYVINGGPIRDVRSKWYMPRDLYPDSNYPPFCSGTGYIFSADVAELIYKTSLHTRLLHLEDVYVGLCLRKLGIHPFQNSGFNHWKMAYSLCRYRRVITVHQISPEEMHRIWNDMSSKKHLRC, from the coding sequence ATGGCGTCAAAGGTCTCCTGCTTGTATGTTTTGACGGTCGTGTGCTGGGCCAGCGCGCTCTGGTATCTGAGCATAACTCGCCCCACTTCTTCTTACACTGGTTCCAAGCCATTCAGCCACCTTACAGTCGCCAGGAAAAACTTCACCTTCGGCAACATAAGAACTCGACCTATAAACCCACATTCTTTTGAATTTCTTATAAATGAACCCAACAAATGTGAGAAAAACATTCCTTTCCTTGTTATCCTCATCAGCACCACCCACAAAGAATTTGATGCCCGCCAGGCAATTCGGGAGACATGGGGGGATGAGAACAACTTTAAAGGGATCAAGATAGCCACACTCTTTCTCCTGGGCAAGAATGCAGATCCTGTTCTAAACCAGATGGTGGAGCAAGAGAGCCAGATCTTCCATGACATTATCGTGGAAGACTTCATTGACTCCTACCACAACCTCACCCTCAAAACGCTAATGGGGATGAGGTGGGTGGCCTCTTTCTGTTCTAAAGCCAAGTACATCATGAAAACAGACAGTGACATTTTTGTAAACATGGACAACCTCATCTATAAACTTCTGAAACCTTCCACCAAGCCAAGAAGAAGGTACTTCACTGGCTATGTCATCAACGGAGGGCCAATCCGGGATGTTCGCAGTAAGTGGTATATGCCCAGGGATTTGTACCCGGACAGCAACTATCCACCGTTCTGTTCAGGGACTGGCTATATCTTTTCAGCTGATGTGGCTGAACTCATTTACAAGACCTCGCTCCATACCAGGCTGCTTCACCTGGAGGATGTGTATGTGGGGCTGTGTCTTCGAAAGCTGGGCATCCATCCTTTCCAGAACAGTGGCTTCAATCACTGGAAAATGGCCTACAGTTTGTGTAGGTATCGGCGTGTTATCACTGTGCATCAGATCTCTCCAGAAGAGATGCATAGAATCTGGAATGACATGTCAAGCAAGAAACATCTCAGATGTTAG